The Juglans regia cultivar Chandler chromosome 11, Walnut 2.0, whole genome shotgun sequence genome contains the following window.
AGAAGGGCAAGACACAATATCCCAAGTGTCATTGACCGCTAGTGCATCCATTTCTACTTGCATGGCATCCCTCCAACACTCATGTTCCATAGCCTGCTTATAAGAGGAGGGAATAGCAATAGAAGAAAGTGTAGCTGACATagaagaatgagatgaaaaaccaTACCGATTCGGGGGTTTGGAGACTCTAGAAGTATGCCGGCGTGGTGGTGGATCATAAGATGTGTCAAGTGATTGATCAGGAGGCACGGGCGGATGCTCAGGAGGGGCAGAAAGAGCGGTCAGATCTTCTGGATGAGATGGTTTGCGCCTGGTGTAAACACAACCAGGTTTAAACCGAGCGGAAGCTAGTGTAGAAGTTGTATCTTTATCTGAGAAATTTGGCAACACACAGAAACTAGGAGGAATAGGGTCTATATGagtatgaaaaaattgttgtttGTCAAAGAACACCACATTGCGAGAAACTCTAATGCGTTTAGCTTGAGgatcataacaaacaaaacCCTTCTGAAAAGAATTATACCCTAAAAAAGCACATTTGACTGATTGAGCAGAAAGTTTGTGTCTTTCGTGAGATGGAagatgcacaaaacaaacacaaccaaaagAGTGCAACTGAGAATAGTCTGGAGAGTGCCCAAATAGCAAAGAATAAGGAGAAACATTGTCTAATACTAGAGTAGGtaatctattaattaaatatacagCAGTAGACAAAGTTTCACACCAAAAACGAGAGGGCACACCCGAATCAATTAGGAGAGCCCGGACCATATCAAGAAGATGACGATTCTTTCTttcagctactccattttgttgtggagtataTGGACAAGAACGTTGAGAAATAATTCcttgatcttgaagaaatatttgaaactCAGTAGATATATATTCTCCTCCTGAATCAGAGCGAAGAACCTTAATAGAGGTAGAGAATTGATTAGCAAGATAAGCCAAGAAACGCTTGAATACCGAAAATACTTCATTCTTAGTGCGAAGAAAGTAAATCCATGTAAAACGAGTATAATCATCAATAaacgtcacaaaatatttataacgatCATGAGATTCTATCGGGGCAATACCCCACACATCACTATGAATAACATCAAAGGCACGAGTGGCATGAGATCCTTTTGAAGGAAAAGGCAAAACTTTACTCTTAGCTAACTTGCATGTATCacaatcaaaatttaattgagCAAGAGAATAGAGATCTTTATTTCCTATTAAACCAGAAGATGACAACTTATGAAGTATGTGAGAATTGGGATGGCCCAACCGCCTATGCCAATCCTTCACactcaaaataccaacattacaagaaaacgAAGATAAAGACTTTGACTCAACAGATTTGGAATCTAAACATAAAGGAAACAGCCGACCCTCTTTAGGACCCCTCGCGATCATCTTCCCTGTCACCTGATCCTGTACAAGACAACCAGAAGAAGTGAATGACACTCTACAATTTCTGTCAACTAATTGTCCAATAGAAATCAGATTGGTATTTAATGAAGgagacaccaaaacattatttaaGGAAGGAGAAATGTCACCTACGGCAGTGATAGGTAGGGAACTACCATCTGCCGTGTGAATTTGAAGAGGACCAGAATACCGTGAGACATTAACAAGAGAGTTAGAGGTACTTGTCATATGATTGGTGGCACCGGAATCAAAATACCAAGGTTTAGAGGCAGATTTGGTTTTACCTGAAATACCAAAAGCTGAAAGAGCTGAGATTATCATTTGTTGGACCATTTCTGGTGTAATAGGAATGGAATTTTGAGAAGTGGAAGCTGGAACATGAGAGGAAGGGACCAAGGTAGAACTGGCAGCACTAGTAGCCTCAGCAGCAGCTGAATAGGCAGTTGCTTGGCGACGTGGCGGACGTATTGGGCAATCCTTGATAATATGTCCTTGCTTCTTGCAATAGTTGCAAGTTTTCTTAGAACAATTTGCAGCAAGATGCCCATAACCTTTGCAACTATAGCATTGAGTAGTGCTGAAATCCCTCCCTTTGATTTTTCCTTGAGCTGCATATGCCACAGGAGCTGAAGTAGTTTGTTCCATGGCTGTTTGAGTCATCAATCTTTGCTCCTCTCGAAATATCTCTCCCAAACACATATCAAGTGGAGGCACCGGATCTCGGTTCATCAGATTAGCACGAATAAATTCAAATTCCGGCCTtagtttcataagaaactgTGCCCGCATACTTGCTTCATGAACAGCTTGAATATCGGCCAAACTTGTTGCTGGAATTGAAGTGTATACAATATCTGTATACTCAGCCCACAAGTTGCAAAAACCAgaataaaactcctccacagAGAGAGCTCCTTGAGAGAAATTCGACATCTCTAGTTCAAGGTGAAATCTCCTTGCTGCATTATTCTGAGTGTACAGCCGCTTGAGATGATTCCACATATCACGAGCATTCTTGAATGAGCGTAAATTCAAGATAATGTGAGGATCAACAGATCCTAGAATCCAAGACATGACTCGGGCATCCTTGCTTTCCCAAGAAGCCCGCTGAACTTTGTCTTCTGGTGCCACACTACTCCCATCAATATGACCCCAAAGttcctttcctttcaccaaaatttgaaactgaaaagacCATGCAGCATAATTCTTACCATTGAATCGAACCAGAAGGGAATCTCTAATTTCAGAAGACATGATAGACAAGAAACCCTAGATGTAACAATCCTCACCAAGGACCAAACTGCTGCAGAAAACGTCGATAGTCTGAGAAGTGAGCACCCTCACACAGTACAACGTATCGCAGCCCAGAAAACAGTCACAGAAGGTGCCGATGACCTCAGAAATCCACAGTACACTCTGAAACAGAGTGCCGATAATCACCGAAACagagaaaattgttttttttttttttttcccgaaacAGAAGCCAAAGATCGACGCAGACAGCGCCGATAATGCACAAGGAACACTACGAGGTTGTTGAAAGTCACAAGAAACCCCAACCTTCAACTCAGACAATGCCGATAGTCACGCGGGAGGTCAAGAACAAACAAGGAAGGCACCGAGAAGCACACGGAAGACCAAACACGAACTCAGCCAGCGCCGAGAATGGATAACCCACAAAGAAATCCCccgagaaaggaaaaaaattcgtagaaaaaaaattatgaacctgctcttgataccataacaGATTTCTCTTTGACTGAATAATTCATCCTCTCCCCTCTCATTCATTAAATAGTCAAAATAGATTACATCCAATTAGCCATTCGAAAACTGACTTCCTATCCTATAGGGATTCAAATATTGGATAAGATTTGTTTCCCATACTTATCTAcataatctaaatattcaaattacaaatcatataaatcctatacagctgtccaaatatatctataccagaaaatacatagataacataggaattaattcaaataaatataatccactaataCACCACACTCTTGGGCATAGCCCAACTTAGCCCAGCTCTACTAAGAATACCAGCCCAAAGCTCCCcaaccacctcacaatgtaagagcaagtgatctaccgattctccactttttttacacatgtagcacaaCTCCATGATCACCATACCTCGTTTTCTTAAATTGTCAACcgtcaatatcttcccatgagcagctgtccaagtgaaaaaagcaactttagaAGACACTAACACcttccatatactcttccatggaaagAAAGTGGGCTGTAGGACTGTCAAAGCCTTATAGAAAGATTTAACAGTAAACTTCTCTTTCCTCGTGTGAGTCCACAACATACGGTCTCCCCCATTGGCCCCTAGCTTTGCTGAATATAAGTAACTGTAAAACTCTGCCAGCTCTTCTAATTCCCAGTCCTGAGCATTTCTtgtaaaagtgacattccaagTGACCATCCCATTGGCACGACATAGAACTTTTGAAACTGGAGCTTGCTGATTTCCAGCCAAATTAAAAGCACCTGGGAAAGCCAGGCAAAGAGGACTCTCCCCACTCCATACATCGAACCAAAAGCGGGTACGTGTtccatcacccacctcaaacttaagatgtttttcaaaggtattccaccccttccttatgaATTTCCACAAGCTTACTCCGTAAGACCCCCTACCCTCCTTAGAGCACCATTCCCCCCACTCACAACCATACTTATGATCAATAACCTCTCTCCACAGCGAATTCCCTTCCTTATGATACCTCCACAGCCACTTCCCTAAGAGTGCCTTGTTGAAAACACACAAGTTTCGTACCCCTAACCCCCCATTCGCCAATGGACAGCTCACCCTTTGCCAACTCACAAGGTGAAGTTTGGATTCCTCCCCCATACCACCCCACAAAAAAGCtctaaacaacttttctaaCCGGTTTGCTACACCCACCGGTAATGGAAATAGAGAAAGATAGTAAGTGGGAAGGTTGGAAAGAGTGCTTTTAATAAAGGTTAATCTCCCCCCTCTCGATAAATATAGCCGTTTCCATCCTGAAAGTCGTTGCTCAACCTTctctaccaccccatcccaaatgctCTTTGCTTTGAAAGTcctaaaaattaattgaattttggACCCTGTAGTAAAGCAGTTTTAATGTGGTTTGAAAAACATAGCAAACCAATTTCTCTAGATCCCCAGCTTTTGTTTCATGTCAAAAGCTTTAGTTTTATATTCAAGAGAAAATCACAGCCCTAGGAAAAGACATTGACCATGTGCAACTCCAACCTCCATCAATGGAAACATTCAGAGAACTTCAAGAACAATACATAAGGGAAGATAAACTCTGGAAGCAACAATAACGGGTTGACTGCCATTATCCTCAGTACCAAAATTTCCAATCCTTCTGCGCTTTAGTGCTTATTTTCAGCAGCTCCATGATGGAGCCTCCATCCATGCTTCCACCCAACCCACTATTCTTGATGACCTCTCAATGGCATTGGCTTGCTTCCTCCTGTCGTAAATCCCGAGGATAGTTAGGCACTCTGTTCTCTTTCTTTGCATCGTGAACTTTTGCTCTGTTTTACAACTCTGGTCATCAAATGCCTTGGTCCAGACAGTATTTATAGCTTTATTTTACAAACGTCAAAGATGAAATGGTTAAAACACTCTGAAACTCTTTCAGGCCATGTCAGTGACTGTCTTCCTTACATAAGGCTGAAAACCATTTTTTATCTCTGATTTGAGGGAATGCTTCCTTCTCTAAGATTGGAAACGCCACACTGAGCAGTTTGCATGTGCCTGGAAAGTGGATATGTGTGTGCTTGTGAACTTGCCTAGGCGCACGGGGATGGAGCGAGAGAAAAAACATGGCATGTAATATGCAGCAGGATCGTGAACAAAGAAATTAACTTGTCAGGTGTAATGTAACTTAATCATTTCCAAGACTTAAAAGATTAAAAGATCACGATCTACTCGTTTTCTGTTAATTTCTTCCCTCTGCATTTTCCTACCAAGTATGCTAAGTGGGCAAAACCAGTTAAACTATGAACCAGCTAACAAATCAAAATTTCAATGAAAAATGTTTAGTCTACACAGAATCTTACACAAGAAAGTCTACATGCTTACATGGTTTAATCTAATTCATTagagtataaaacaatttttacgGTAAAGTAGATCTGACGTATTACATTTCATGTCAGTGTAAATTTCTTTGTGTAAGATTTGTATGTAGACCTAAAACATCtcaaaatcattatatatatgagagagagagattatcaGTATAAAGACTGACTAATAGAAAGTGTACATTTGAGTGTAGAACAGATTAGGCCAATGCTTATCACCCATCCTGATCCatgtaaaatagaataaaccTCTTATCTGGAACATATCCTTCGTCtgtcaagtgtctaaataaCTCTGTCAAAAGCCCATATATGTTCTCAGCTTGAGGATGCATTCTGCCCCCGACAACAAAGCTGTGGGTTTTATTTTCGATCTCGATCCAACTTATACCTGTTTCTTTTGCCACCCCCATATCCTTCATTCTCTTAATAGTCCTGGCTCTCTCTTTCCACCTGCCTTCAGAAGAATATATATTGGCCAATACAATGTATGGTGCTGAGCTTTCAGGTGCTGCCAAAAGCAACTGATCAGCAGCATATTTTCCCATCTCTGAATCTCCTTGAATGCTACAAGCACCAAGCAATGCTTGCCAAATGTCTAAACCAGGATTCTCAGGTAATCCCTCAATAAACTTTCTAGCTTCATTCAGAAGTCCTGCTCGACCCAACATGTCAACAACACAAGCATAGTGTTCCGATCTTGGACTCAACCCATGATCTTTAGCCATGGATTCCAACAACTGCATGCCCCTTTGAACTAAGCCAACATGGCTGCAAGCATGGAGCAAAGACAGAAATGTCACGTCTGTTGGCTGTATGCCTTCCAACCTCATATGTTCATACATTTGTAGTGCTTTGGAGCCATCCCCATGACGGGCAAAAGCTGCGATTAAGGAGTTCCATGAGACAGAGTTCCTTTTAGGCATTTGAGTGAAGACCTTTACCGAATCCTCCAGATCTCCGCACTTAGAATACATGTTTATAAGCCCATTACTGACAAAAATATTACAACTGAAGTTCTTTTTGATAGCTAAAGAGTGAATTTGCGTACCAAAACCTAATGAAGTATCAACTCCAAATGCCCCAAGAACAGCTGAAACCATGTCAGGGTCAACCTCAATTCCTGCCTTCACAATTTTAGTGAAAATTTGTATAGCCTCTTCCTCAAATCCATTTTGGGCAAAACCCACGAGGATAACAGTCAAGGCAACCTCATCAAATTCTGTTGTAGACTCAAAGATCTTCCATGCATCTTTTACACTACCACACTTTGAATACATGTCcattagagcactctcaatgcAAAATTCTGATTGAATTCCCAATTTCCAAAGGAGCCCATGAATTTGAAGCCCTTCCTTTAGTGCCTGCAAACCTGAACATGCCATAAGGGAGCTCAAGTATGTCAAAGAATTAGGATCAACTGAACCACAACGCATCTCTACGAAAAGATTCAAACTTTCTTCATGGAACCCATTCTGTGCAAGGCCTGAGATTACGGCCGTCCAAGTAATAACATTCCTTTCAAGCATTTCATCAAAAACCTGCCTTCCGGAGCTAAAACACCCACATTTATAATAAGTCGTTATCAAAGCATTCCCCACTGCAATTTCCTGCAAGTAGCCACTTGAAATTACTAGACCATGCATCATTTTACTTACATAACAAAACTCAGGTCCATCACAAGCTGATAAAATAGTAGTCAAAGTAGCTTTATCAAATTGATAAAAACCAGATTCGCACATTCTTTTGAATAACCCAAACCCAGTATCAAACTCCCCATTTCTTAAAAACCCAGAAACAATTGTATTCCATGAAACGGTATCTTTCATAGGCATATAACTAAACAGTTTAACTGCATTTGACAACTCTCCGGATTTCGAGTACATAGACAGGAGGGAATTCCAAACAACTAGGGCGCTCCGGATATTAACCCGGTTCTCGGGGTCGAAAAATTCAAAGTTCTTGATGATCGAGGCATGGATGGAAGAACCCAAATGCAGGAGACATTCTTTTCCACAAATGTATAAGAGTAAGCTTATGTCTGAGTGATCGAGGACAAATATTGAGATTTCCGAAACTGGGTTCTGGCGGGTTTGGGTTctgaagggagagagaaaacgGGAAGCCCAAGCGGGAGAGTGGGATCTGAGTTTGTGGAAGATCCATTTGGATTTCATCCATGAAAATGGGACAGTGACACCTGCTGTTTTTGTCTATGAGAAGCAACGGTCTTGCTTGTGCAACGTTCGGTTTCAGTGTAGTGCACGTGCGCGGGaggcgggagagagagagagagagagagagagagagagagagagggcggaTATATTTGGGGTAGATTTTGATGGAAAAGGACTCGGAATGCATAGTATTCCTTTGTGCTTGTTCGTTTAAACAACACAACTCCAACCACTTCATCGATCGAACACAAATGTTTGGGTGAATGaaattgcttgatttttttttgtgtaattagtTGAGTTGTGGATCTTGCGTGACTATccataaagagaaatgataattataatcatAAGTACGCAAGTATtatacaatcactttaaaaaaaataaataaatacaagacctacataaaaaaaattaatattttaataatagatctcactctttttcaaaacgattgtacgacgcttgcacactttacgattgtatgtagcagaCCTTCAAGTTTCAGTTTACAAACAGACcttaattgttttatatttttttggttttgttttaatcaGACTTATATTCACCTTCATGTTTTCATTTAACCAAATATCTTCTAGTCGCGCATGAATTGATGTTGCACCAAAGCTTTCCTTCATGTTAGATGTGGCTAATACTCATCAGCAGGACACCCAGTTCTAGTTGGAAAAAAAACCTCTGCCTCAGTGTTTATCTCTTTCGTGTGTATCATTCCCTTAATCAAGATTGGTAGAATTAACaaggaaaatataaaacaaaactcacaagagaaacttatattatataaataaagttcATCTCTGCAAGTTGTTTACAATTGGAGTTGAGATcataacattatattatataaggcTTATGGAGGTATTCAGCAACGATGTAACCATGGTAGAAAGAATTGAAGCTTCTCTCCCAATTGATTTGGCCGCTTTATTCCAGGTATTACTGCTGGAACTTTCAGTAACAAATGTCTCTCACAGCAAACAATCAAGCGTGTAATTGTGGGTAGTTGATGATTACAATCTACCCATGGCGTTGATGCTTTCCACAACATAGCAATCAAcatgaaataattattctttacCCAAGCTCAAAGGACAGTATGCCGATTATGGTAGTTCCAGCCACGAAGCGTGACTCGAGGGGTGACACCTGGAGGGACCTCAAAAGTGATCTTGATTGGCATAGCCTCACCGGGTACCAATGAGAAATAGTTGTCTGAGTAATGAACAGGAAGAATTCTTGTGTCCTCACCTTTCTTGGGGTCCTTCTTCACAGCatgaacagaaaattgaaggaaGAATGCAACTCCTACATCAGTCCCATTCACTTCAGCAACCCTCAAGCCATCGTTTTCCTTTGTCAAACATCTGTAAATCCTCTGTAAAATGCTGATCTCAGGCTTTTCATCAGTCCCACTGTGTACAGGTTCCACTGAGGCCATATCAAAATCACCATTGCCTTGCCTAGCCATGAACTTGTTCAAATAGGTTAAAGTTCTACAGTCAGCTTTCTTTGATGTGTTTTGAACATGCATTTCAATTTCATAAGTGGAGCCCTCGATGAAAACCTTAGATGTAATCTTGAGGggtatttttttacttttgtatgGCTCCAGCAGCTTGTAATCTCCACCAGACAGATGCAGCCAGTAAAAGTTCCTAGATAAAATGCCATAGTCTGACATGTGGtagagtttgagaagaaggaagtaGACTGGCTTTGGGTTTTTAGACTTGGGATACTTCATTTCAACAATGGGCAGTGTTTTTTTGGGTGGAGCGGAGAGTTTTTCAAAAACTTTGTAGTATGGACATGTACCGTCAAGATCCCAGACCGAGACTTCAATAGCTATGTTAGAAAGTTCTTCTGATGTGGTATTGACAACCTGCTCATGTATGGATgagaaaaaaacttgaaattatatACCATCTTTTGATGAGGTACAAAGAATGTATTCTCGTAATATCCATTTTCCCCTTAACATCTCATCTgctgaaagaaaatgttgatttttatCAATTGAACTAgagatttcctttttctttctggCTAATACATCTTCCATGGAAAAAGCTCATCAGATACTAAATATGCCTTCCATTTTTcttaagataaaaagaaaaaacaaattatttgccttgcattttaaattcaatccgGTCCagacacaaaaataaaatttttttatgaatgtagaGGATACCTCTATAAAATACGTAGCCAGATTCAGCTGGACATGGACTGGTTCTGCAGCACAGCGACAGCCATAGAAACCTGCTGTTTGGTCAAGAAGATGATCATAAAACTGGCCTCTAAGACCAGTCCATGGATTCTGTGTCTTCCAAATCAGGACGCCAGTGAATTTACTCCACATATGGGAAGTCCAGCCCTCCAGCAGTGCTCTATACTGAATGTAGTTAGCCAGTTGAGCCTGAGATTATGATTTCAACTTTGGTCACTACAAGAACAGAGATGAGAGAATCCAGCAAGTCACCTGGAATAGTCAGAGAAAGATTTTGATTTACCTTCAAACAAAAATCATCAAGATCCTCTGGGGTACCATAGAGTTGAATCTGAtcaggaacaaatttttgtggTTTTGAATAAGGTATATATTTATGGTATTCCCATATAGGGTTTGGAACCTCTTCTGTATACCCTCCAGAAACCTTCCTAAACAGCGGAATCTTCCAGCCTTCTGGAGGCATTGTTGCTCTGATGGTATCTGCCACAGGCATCCCAACAGAACCAACCTCCGGATTGAATCCATAGttgtaaaaatcatttttgaagAAGTTTTCAGGATTTTGGATTTCATAAGGGCCATCCGTGAAGTCCCCCTTTCCATTTGCAAACCCATCCCACATAGATCCTTGGATGTAGACACGTGTGCCATCAAGATATTGGCTAGGATCCTTGAACGCTGGTAATAGATCTTCAGAAGGTTTGCTCATTTCATTGGGATTTTCGAAATCGGGATGGAGTCTTAGGTCCTTTTTCAAAGCTGCATTGATGTCATCTGGTGGAACTTGTTCATTTCCACCTACCCAGAGAGCAAGACTAGGATGGTTCCTTAGGAGCTTGACAGTGTCTCTTGCACATAGCAAGAATAGATCATGATCGAGAGGACCATTTGGATTTGATTTAGGCTCACCCCGTCCATCAACGTCTCCTGTAATCCAAAACTCTTGCCACACCTACAAAAATCAGATCAGCCATATGGATAAAGTTATACTATCAGTAATTTAATAGCGTatgaacttaaaatatcaaatccaaAGTAGCACATTGAATCCAGAGTTGGCAAAGCTCTACATTAGCTTCAGCATAAAGCAAAGCAGATtttactctgtttttttttttacttgagtATGCAGAATTCACTCTGTTTTCAAAGTTCCATTCACTAAATAAGCAAGAGTACCTAAGAATCTCACTGCAAAATACCAAACAGCGGAAAATTATCAAATAGCTTTTCTTAGAAAAAGGATGCTGAGATAGGTTATTACTGACATTTTAAAAATGCATCTGCACTCAACAAAGCAATTATTCTAAGTAATTCAGTTGGCCACAcaaatccattattaccatttAGCACTATCTAGAGACCATGAATCATTGGTAGTAGCAATAAGagataaaatacaaaatgaatGCATACACTAAGGCTAGCTCCAATTGGCTAGAAGACAAAACAAATATGGTTTGGTCATGCAAACAAAGACCACTGACCTCACTTATAATGAGCTACTAAAGTTGGAGAGCATTACAAGATCAACAGGGTGGCTAGAAACATATCGGGCAGAGATAATCCATGTAGCTGGCatgagaatttagaaattcAATTACTGATGAATTATAGCAATGAAAACAATGAATTTGCTCACAAGCCTGTGGTTGTTCGTGCATTTAATTCTTCGGCAGTGTTTGTTATgaagttctttttttatcagtaaacaaaattttatcaatcataagaataggcaaaagcccaagtatatgggacatGCATTTGTCATGCAGTTTAAAACAAGCTTTTCAACAACTGCAAATGGCAAGAACTTTTGTAGACAATTTAGATAAACGAAAGACAAAAACCCCAGTAGTTTTGAAAAGAATTACCAAAATCAACAATGCCAAATTTTTTTATGCTAACTCCCATGGTCATGCCATGCAGTGAGAGAGGCAGAACTTACCAGAAGACCATAAATATCacaataatgataaaattcTGGCCTCTCGGCCAATCCGCCACCCCAACAACGAATCATGTTTAGATTCATATCAGCATGAAACTTGATGTCTGTTTTGTACCGCTTCTTTGAAAGACGTAGTAACCCATCTGACAATATCCAATTACCACCACGGATAAAAATAGGCTGCCCGTTGACCTTGAACAACCTTTAGAGAAAAAAGTGTATAGAATACAGCTCATAGTATCAAAATCGAGGCACTCCCGATGCAGGGACCGAGAAAGCTAggacattaataaaatgtatgTGAAACAATACCTTCCACCAGTGGCACTATCAACATGGCTCTCAATTTTCCGGAATCCAAATAGATGGCTCCATGCATCAGACTTTCCGTATCCCTTCACATCAACAGTAATTTGAACATTGTACAGGGATTGCTTTCCCATACCATTTGGCCACCATAAGTTGGGCTTGTAGAAAAAAAGCTGTGAATTCATATCATTAGCACCTCAACAGGAGTAATGAAAGCCATAAACCAGGCAACGAGACCTATAGGAGTCCACAGTAACAGGATGCTCCAAATGCTTGGTTCATCCCAAATTACAAATATCCAGATTTTGACTTGGGAGAGTTCAAGGCATTGATTAGTAAGAAAGGCTACTTACCTTCCCTTCTTAGGGCCCAATACGTAAAGTTttacttctctctctttctttgttttttattttttatttttttaacattcagaGGTATCTTACCCTTTCACCTCCCTTTATATACAATATCAATGTAATGAACTAAGAAGGAAGTTCATTACCTAAGTGATCAATATTGCATTAAGATAATAAGAAATTGACAGAGAAATATAAGTAACTTTACCGAATAAGTAGAAGATATGAAGGTAAAAAATAGTCTACACAGAGACCAGCAAGGATAATTGCAAAAACCAaagaaattcatattttagGGCATGACATCTAGGGAAAAGATAAACCTTATATCAAGAATTAGAATAGAA
Protein-coding sequences here:
- the LOC109008068 gene encoding pentatricopeptide repeat-containing protein At3g05340 yields the protein MKSKWIFHKLRSHSPAWASRFLSPFRTQTRQNPVSEISIFVLDHSDISLLLYICGKECLLHLGSSIHASIIKNFEFFDPENRVNIRSALVVWNSLLSMYSKSGELSNAVKLFSYMPMKDTVSWNTIVSGFLRNGEFDTGFGLFKRMCESGFYQFDKATLTTILSACDGPEFCYVSKMMHGLVISSGYLQEIAVGNALITTYYKCGCFSSGRQVFDEMLERNVITWTAVISGLAQNGFHEESLNLFVEMRCGSVDPNSLTYLSSLMACSGLQALKEGLQIHGLLWKLGIQSEFCIESALMDMYSKCGSVKDAWKIFESTTEFDEVALTVILVGFAQNGFEEEAIQIFTKIVKAGIEVDPDMVSAVLGAFGVDTSLGFGTQIHSLAIKKNFSCNIFVSNGLINMYSKCGDLEDSVKVFTQMPKRNSVSWNSLIAAFARHGDGSKALQMYEHMRLEGIQPTDVTFLSLLHACSHVGLVQRGMQLLESMAKDHGLSPRSEHYACVVDMLGRAGLLNEARKFIEGLPENPGLDIWQALLGACSIQGDSEMGKYAADQLLLAAPESSAPYIVLANIYSSEGRWKERARTIKRMKDMGVAKETGISWIEIENKTHSFVVGGRMHPQAENIYGLLTELFRHLTDEGYVPDKRFILFYMDQDG
- the LOC109008073 gene encoding mannosylglycoprotein endo-beta-mannosidase: MAEIGKTRLDSGWLAARSTDVQLSGTQLTTTHPPSGPTSPWMNAVVPGTVLATLVKNKVVPDPFYGMENETIIDIADSGRQNYTFWFFTTFQSKLSGNQHLDLNFRGINYSAEVYLNGHKRVLPKGMFRRHSLDVTDILHPDGQNLLAVLVHPPDHPGRIPPKGGQGGDHEIGKDVATQYVEGWDWIAPIRDRNTGIWDEVSISITGPVKVIDPHLVSSFFDNYKRVYLHATIELENKSSWVAQCSLNIQVSTELEGNICLVEHLVTQHVSIPAGSRVQYTFPQLFFYKPNLWWPNGMGKQSLYNVQITVDVKGYGKSDAWSHLFGFRKIESHVDSATGGRLFKVNGQPIFIRGGNWILSDGLLRLSKKRYKTDIKFHADMNLNMIRCWGGGLAERPEFYHYCDIYGLLVWQEFWITGDVDGRGEPKSNPNGPLDHDLFLLCARDTVKLLRNHPSLALWVGGNEQVPPDDINAALKKDLRLHPDFENPNEMSKPSEDLLPAFKDPSQYLDGTRVYIQGSMWDGFANGKGDFTDGPYEIQNPENFFKNDFYNYGFNPEVGSVGMPVADTIRATMPPEGWKIPLFRKVSGGYTEEVPNPIWEYHKYIPYSKPQKFVPDQIQLYGTPEDLDDFCLKAQLANYIQYRALLEGWTSHMWSKFTGVLIWKTQNPWTGLRGQFYDHLLDQTAGFYGCRCAAEPVHVQLNLATYFIEVVNTTSEELSNIAIEVSVWDLDGTCPYYKVFEKLSAPPKKTLPIVEMKYPKSKNPKPVYFLLLKLYHMSDYGILSRNFYWLHLSGGDYKLLEPYKSKKIPLKITSKVFIEGSTYEIEMHVQNTSKKADCRTLTYLNKFMARQGNGDFDMASVEPVHSGTDEKPEISILQRIYRCLTKENDGLRVAEVNGTDVGVAFFLQFSVHAVKKDPKKGEDTRILPVHYSDNYFSLVPGEAMPIKITFEVPPGVTPRVTLRGWNYHNRHTVL